In the Mus pahari chromosome 19, PAHARI_EIJ_v1.1, whole genome shotgun sequence genome, one interval contains:
- the Cic gene encoding protein capicua homolog isoform X7 has protein sequence MKPMKKACPGLAGSASGSKSPPATRAKALRRRGAGEGDKPEEEEEEEAQPQEQAGPEEAEEGEEEEAERDPGAEGPHPELQPNDPTPGLAEDSKGDGEAGRWEPSLSRKTATFKSRAPKKKYVEEHGTGNVGVVGAPEERERTPEDASALGVPPRPPTSTRSSSTDTASEHSADLEDEPPEACAPGPWPSTGTSEGYDLRQLRSQRVLARRGDGLFLPAVVRQVRRSQDLGVQFPGDRALTFYEGVPGGGVDVVLDVTPPPGALMVGTAVCTCVEPGVAAYREGVVVEVATKPAAYKVRLSPGPSSLAGPPGTLPQAQQPLHHREPEEAVWVTRSSLRLLRPPWEPRALLRKHPAGPEEEQAEPGPTLPPCPSSVEPKQPEDAEVSNISFGSNLGTHCEGGEEKHPPSLGTPVLLPLPPPQLLSPPPKSPAFGGPGRPSEQPSPCQEGSQGGSRSSSVASLEKGAAPAARARTPLTAAQQKYKKGDVVCTPNGIRKKFNGKQWRRLCSRDGCMKESQRRGYCSRHLSMRTKEMEGLADSGPGGTGRPAGVAAREGSTEFDWGDETSRDSEASSVAARGDSRPRLVAPADLSRFEFDECEAAVMLVSLGSSRSGTPSFSPVSTQSPFSPAPSPSPSPLFGFRPANFSPINASPVIQRTAVRSRHLSASTPKAGVLTPPDLGPHPPPPAPRERHSSGILPTFQTNLTFTVPISPGRRKTELLPHPGTLGASGAGGGGAAPDFPKSDSLDSGVDSVSHTPTPSTPAGFRAVSPAVPFSRSRQPSPLLLLPPPAGLTSDPGPSVRRVPAVQRDSPVIVRNPDVPLPSKFPGEVGTAGEARAGGPGRSCRETPVPPGVASGKPGLPPPLPAPVPITVPPAAPTAVAQPMPTLGLASSPFQPVAFHPSPAALLPVLVPSSYPSHPAPKKEVIMGRPGTVWTNVEPRSVAVFPWHSLVPFLAPSQPDPSVQPSEAQQPASHPVASNQSKEPAESAAVAHEQPPGGTGGADPGRPPGAVCPESPGPGPPLTLGGVDPGKSLPPTTEEEAPGPPGEPRLDSETESDHDDAFLSIMSPEIQLPLPPGKRRTQSLSALPKERDSSSEKDGRSPNKREKDHIRRPMNAFMIFSKRHRALVHQRHPNQDNRTVSKILGEWWYALGPKEKQKYHDLAFQVKEAHFKAHPDWKWCNKDRKKSSSEAKPASLGLAGGHKETRERSMSETGTAAAPGVSSELLSVAAQTLLSSDTKAPGSGPCGAERLHTVGGPGSARPRAFSHSGVHSLDGGEVDSQALQELTQMVSGPTSYSGPKPSPQYGAPGSFAAPGEGGTLATSGRPPLLPSRASRSQRAASEDMTSDEERMVICEEEGDDDVIADDSFGTTDIDLKCKERVTDSESGDSSGEDPEGNKGFGRKVFSPVIRSSFTHCRPTLDPEPPGPPDPPAAFSKGYGPTPSSSSSPASTSVSVSTSFSLGSGTFKTQESGQGSTAVPLRPPPPGAGGPATPSKATRFPPTDSATFRRKRPESVGSLEAPGPSVIAAPPSGGGNILPTLVLPPSKEDREGTRVPSAPAPSLAYGAPAAPLCRPAATMVTNVVRPVSSTPVPIASKPFPTSGRAEVSSNDTVGARTEMGTGSRVPGGSPMGVSLVYSDKKSAAATSPAPHLVAGPLLGTVGKAPATVTNLLVGTPGYGAPASPAVQFIAQGAPGSATPAGSGASTGSGPNGPVPLGILQPSALGKAGGITQVQYILPTLPQQLQVAPAPAPAPGTKAAAPSGPAPTTSIRFTLPPGTSTNGKVLAATAPTAGIPILQSVPSAPPPKAQSVSPVQATPSGGSAQLLPGKVLVPLAAPSMSVRGGGAGQPLPLVSSPFSVPVQNGAQQPSKIIQLTPVPVSTPSGLVPPLSPATMPGPTSQPQKVLLPSSTRITYVQSAGGHTLPLGTSSACSQTGAVTSYGPASSVALGFTSLGPSGPAFVQPLLSGQAPLLAPGQVGVSPVPSPQLPPACTAPGGPVITAFYPGSPAPTSAPLGPPSQAPPSLVYTVATSTTPPAATILPKGPPASATATPAPTSPFSSATGSMTYSLVAPKAQRPSPKAPQKVKAAIASIPVGSFESGTTGRPGPTPRQSSDSGVAREPAVPESELEGQPTPPVPPPPTETWPPTARSSPPPPLPAEERPGTKGPETASKFPSSSSDWRVPGLGLESRGEPPTPPSPAPATGPSGSSSGSSEGSSGRGAGDTPERKEVTSSGKKMKVRPPPLKKTFDSVDKVLSEVDFEERFAELPEFRPEEVLPSPTLQSLATSPRAILGSYRKKRKNSTDLDSAPEDPTSPKRKMRRRSSCSSEPNTPKSAKCEGDIFTFDRTGTETEDVLGELEYEKVPYSSLRRTLDQRRALVMQLFQDHGFFPSAQATAAFQARYADIFPSKVCLQLKIREVRQKIMQAATPTEQPPGAEAPLPGPPPTGMAATPVPTPSPAGGPDPTSPGSDSGTAQVAPPLPPPPEPGPGQPGWEGAPQPSPPPSGPSTAATGR, from the exons ATGAAGCCCATGAAGAAGGCGTGCCCTGGCCTTGCAGGTTCCGCCAGTGGCAGCAAGTCCCCACCAGCTACCAGGGCCAAGGCTTTGAGGCGGcgaggggctggggagggtgaCAAGccggaggaggaagaggaggaggaggcacagCCACAGGAGCAGGCAGGGCCAGAAGAGGCTgaagagggtgaggaagaggaggctgagcGGGACCCTGGAGCTGAAGGACCACATCCAGAGCTGCAGCCCAATGATCCTACCCCAGGCTTAGCTGAGGACTCtaagggggatggggaggcaggcCGCTGGGAGCCCTCACTCAGTCGCAAGACAGCCACATTCAAGTCTCGAGCCCCCAAGAAGAAGTATGTGGAGGAGCACGGCACTGGCAACGTTGGTGTGGTCGGAGCCCCTGAAGAGCGGGAGCGGACGCCTGAGGACGCCAGTGCCCTAGGTGTGCCTCCTCGGCCACCCACCTCCACTCGGTCCTCCTCTACTGACACGGCCAGTGAGCACTCAGCCGACCTGGAGGACGAGCCCCCTGAGGCTTGTGCTCCAGGCCCCTGGCCCTCTACAGGCACCAGTGAAGGCTATGACCTGCGGCAGCTGAGGTCTCAGCGGGTGCTGGCTCGGCGGGGTGATGGTCTCTTCCTGCCTGCTGTCGTGCGCCAGGTGCGCCGGAGCCAGGACTTGGGTGTGCAGTTCCCTGGGGACCGTGCCTTGACTTTCTATGAAGGAGTACCCGGTGGTGGTGTGGACGTCGTTTTGGATGTCACGCCACCTCCAGGTGCACTGATGGTTGGCACGGCTGTCTGCACTTGTGTGGAGCCTGGTGTGGCTGCCTACCGAGAGGGTGTAGTGGTGGAGGTGGCCACTAAACCAGCTGCCTATAAGGTCCGCCTAAGCCCTGGCCCCAGCTCCCTCGCAGGCCCACCAGGCACTCTGCCACAAGCCCAACAGCCACTACACCACCGTGAGCCCGAGGAGGCTGTCTGGGTAACTCGCTCTAGCCTGCGCCTGCTTCGGCCTCCCtgggaacccagggccttgctgaGGAAGCACCCTGCAGGCCCAGAGGAGGAGCAGGCTGAGCCTGGGCCCACTTTGCCTCCTTGTCCTTCTTCCGTGGAGCCGAAGCAACCTGAGGATGCTGAGGTCTCCAACATCAGCTTCGGTAGCAACCTGGGGACTCACTGcgaggggggagaagagaagcACCCACCATCCCTGGGCACCCCAGTCCTGCTCCCACTGCCTCCACCCCAGCTCCTGTCACCACCCCCGAAGTCCCCAGCCTTTGGTGGCCCTGGCCGCCCTAGTGAGCAGCCTTCACCATGCCAGGAAGGGAGCCAGGGTGGCAGCCGCAGTAGCAGTGTGGCCTCGCTGGAGAAGGGAGCTGCACCAGCAGCCCGTGCTCGCACGCCATTGACAGCTGCCCAACAGAAGTACAAGAAGGGCGACGTGGTCTGCACACCCAATGGCATTCGAAAGAAGTTTAATGGCAAGCAGTGGCGCCGGCTGTGCTCTCGGGATGGCTGCATGAAGGAGTCCCAGCGGCGCGGGTACTGCTCGCGCCACCTGTCCATGAGAACCAAAGAGATGGAGGGCCTGGCAGACAGTGGGCCAGGTGGGACCGGGCGGCCTGCGGGTGTGGCAGCCCGTGAAGGAAGCACTGAGTTTGACTGGGGCGATGAGACTTCGAGGGACAGTGAAGCCAGCAGTGTGGCAGCCCGGGGAGACTCCCGCCCACGCCTAGTGGCGCCTGCCGACCTGTCACGCTTCGAGTTTGATGAGTGTGAGGCGGCTGTGATGTTGGTGTCACTGGGCAGCTCCCGCTCAGGCACGCCCTCTTTCTCTCCGGTCTCCACACAGTcacccttctccccagccccctctccctcaccctcgcCGCTCTTCGGCTTCCGCCCTGCCAACTTCAGCCCCATCAATGCCTCACCTGTCATCCAACGCACTGCTGTTCGCAGCCGCCACCTGAGCGCCAGCACCCCTAAGGCAGGCGTGCTGACACCACCAGACCTGGGCCCCCATCCACCGCCACCTGCCCCTCGTGAGCGCCATTCCTCTGGCATCCTACCCACCTTCCAGACCAACCTAACCTTTACTGTGCCCATTAGCCCTGGGCGGAGGAAGACAGAACTGCTGCCCCATCCAGGGACATTGGGGGCCTCCggagcaggaggtgggggagCCGCCCCAGACTTCCCCAAGAGTGACAGCTTAGACTCTGGAGTGGACTCCGTGTCCCATACACCTACCCCCTCCACACCGGCTGGCTTCCGAGCTGTGTCACCCGCTGTGCCCTTCTCTCGCTCCCGCCAGCCTTCACCATTGCTGCTGTTGCCCCCACCTGCTGGACTCACCTCAGATCCAGGGCCCTCTGTGCGAAGGGTACCCGCTGTGCAGCGGGACTCACCTGTCATTGTCCGCAACCCCGATGTGCCACTACCTTCCAAATTCCCTGGAGAGGTGGGCACTGCCGGTGAGGCACGGGCCGGGGGACCTGGACGGAGTTGCCGTGAGACCCCAGTGCCCCCTGGGGTGGCCAGCGGGAAACCtggcctgcctccacctctgcctgccCCTGTGCCCATCACTGTGCCTCCAGCCGCACCGACTGCTGTGGCCCAGCCGATGCCCACCTTGGGCCTGGCTTCTTCACCCTTCCAGCCCGTGGCCTTTCACCCTTCACCTGCTGCCCTGTTGCCAGTTCTAGTGCCGAGCAGTTATCCCAGCCACCCTGCCCCCAAGAAGGAAGTCATCATGGGCAGGCCCGGAACAG TGTGGACAAATGTGGAACCTCGTTCTGTGGCTGTGTTCCCCTGGCACTCCTTAGTCCCCTTCCTGGCACCCAGCCAGCCCGACCCCTCTGTGCAGCCTAGTGAGGCCCAGCAACCTGCCAGCCACCCTGTGGCCTCCAACCAGAGCAAAG AACCTGCTGAGTCTGCTGCTGTTGCTCATGAGCAGCCACCAGGAGGGACGGGGGGTGCTGACCCTGGACGGCCCCCTGGAGCAGTTTGCCCTGAGAGCCCAGGGCCTGGACCTCCACTTACTTTGGGTGGTGTGGATCCTGGTAAAAGTCTCCCTCCCACCACTGAGGAGGAGGCTCCTGGCCCTCCAGGAGAGCCCCGGCTGGACAGTGAGACCGAGAGTGATCACGATGATGC CTTCCTCTCCATCATGTCTCCTGAGAttcagctgcctctgccacctggaAAGCGCCGCACCCAGTCTCTGAGTGCCTTGCCCAAGGAACGAGACTCCTCTTCTGAAAAGGATGGACGAAGTCCTAACAAG CGGGAGAAGGACCATATCCGTCGGCCCATGAATGCCTTCATGATCTTCAGCAAGCGGCACCGGGCCTTGGTCCACCAGCGGCACCCCAACCAGGACAACCGGACTGTCAGCAAGATCCTGGGAGAGTGGTGGTATGCCCTGGGGCCCAAGGAGAAGCAGAAATACCACGATCTGGCCTTCCAG GTGAAAGAGGCCCACTTCAAGGCCCACCCAGATTGGAAATGGTGCAACAAGGACCGAAAGAAGTCCAGCTCAGAGGCCAAGCCTGCGAGCCTGGGTCTGGCAGGAGGGCACAAGGAGACGCGGGAACGGAGCATGTCGGAGACGGGAACTGCTGCTGCCCCTGGGG TGTCTTCTGAGCTCCTGTCCGTTGCCGCCCAGACACTCTTGAGCTCGGACACCAAGGCTCCAGGGAGTGGCCCCTGTGGAGCAGAACGACTACATACAGTTGGGGGACCTGGCTCAGCTCGACCCAGAGCCTTCTCCCACAGTGGGGTGCACAGTCTTGATGGTGGGGAAGTAGACAGCCAAGCACTACAAGAACTGACCCAG ATGGTTTCTGGCCCCACATCATACTCCGGCCCAAAGCCTTCCCCCCAGTATGGTGCTCCAGGATCTTTTGCAGCTCCTGGGGAAGGAGGTACCTTGGCCACTAGTGGGCGGCCTCCACTGTTGCCCTCCCGAGCCTCTCGTTCCCAGCGTGCGGCCAGTGAGGACATGACCAGTGATGAGGAGCGGATGGTCATCTGTGAGGAAGAAGGGGATGATGATGTCATCG CTGATGACAGCTTTGGCACCACCGACATTGATCTCAAGTGCAAGGAACGGGTGACTGACAGTGAGAGTGGAGACAGCTCTGGGGAGGACCCAGAGGGTAACAAG GGCTTTGGCCGTAAGGTGTTCTCACCTGTCATCCGCTCCTCCTTTACCCATTGCCGTCCAACCCTGGACCCTGAGCCTCCAGGGCCCCCGGATCCACCTGCAGCCTTCAGCAAAGGCTACGGTCCCACCCCATCATCCTCCTCTTCACCTGCTTCCACCTCAGTCTCAGTCTCCACCTCCTTTTCACTGGGCTCTGGAACCTTTAAGACCCAGGAGTCTGGTCAGGGCAGCACAGCGGTGCCACTACGGCCCCCGCCCCCTGGAGCCGGGGGCCCAGCAACACCTTCCAAGGCCACTCGGTTTCCTCCTACGGATTCTGCCACCTTTCGGCGCAAGAGACCTGAAAGTGTTGGTAGCCTTGAAGCACCGGGCCCCTCAGTCATTGCAGCGCCTCCCAGTGGGGGAGGAAACATTCTGCCAACACTGGTTCTGCCTCCGAGCAAGGAGGATCGGGAGGGTACACGAGTGCCCTCGGCCCCAGCCCCATCACTGGCTTATGGGGCTCCAGCAGCCCCTCTGTGCCGCCCTGCTGCCACCATGGTCACCAACGTGGTACGGCCTGTCAGCAGCACTCCTGTGCCCATTGCCTCTAAGCCCTTTCCCACCTCTGGTCGGGCTGAGGTATCTTCAAATGACACAGTAGGTGCCAGGACTGAAATGGGCACGGGATCCCGGGTGCCTGGGGGCTCCCCAATGGGTGTCAGTTTAGTGTATTCAGATAAGAAGTCAGCAGCAGCCACCTCACCAGCTCCACATTTGGTAGCTGGACCTTTATTGGGCACTGTGGGGAAGGCACCTGCTACTGTCACCAACTTGCTGGTAGGCACCCCAGGCTATGGGGCTCCTGCATCGCCTGCTGTTCAGTTTATTGCCCAGGGAGCCCCAGGCAGTGCAACCCCTGCAGGCTCAGGAGCAAGTACTGGGAGTGGCCCCAATGGGCCAGTACCCCTGGGCATCCTGCAGCCAAGTGCCCTAGGCAAGGCTGGGGGAATCACACAGGTGCAGTACATCCTGCCCACACTGCCCCAGCAGCTTCAAGTGGCACCTGCCCCAGCACCAGCCCCTGGGACCAAGGCAGCAGCTCCCAGTGGCCCTGCACCCACCACCAGCATCCGTTTCACCCTCCCTCCGGGCACCTCGACCAACGGCAAGGTCCTGGCTGCCACTGCACCCACTGCTGGCATCCCTATCCTGCAGTCCgtaccctcagccccaccccctaaAG CCCAGTCAGTTTCTCCTGTCCAGGCCACACCTTCAGGTGGCTCAGCCCAGCTGCTGCCTGGGAAGGTGCTAGTCCCCCTGGCTGCCCCTAGCATGTCAGTTCGAGGTGGAGGGGCTGGTCAGCCACTGCCCCTGGTTAGCTCGCCTTTCTCAGTACCTGTCCAAAATGGTGCCCAACAACCTAGCAAG ATTATCCAGCTGACTCCTGTGCCTGTGAGCACACCTAGTGGCCTGGTACCACCCCTGAGCCCAGCCACAATGCCGGGACCCACATCACAGCCTCAGAAGGTCCTGTTGCCCTCTTCCACAAG AATCACCTATGTACAGTCAGCAGGCGGGCACACTCTGCCTCTAGGTACCAGCTCTGCATGCAGTCAGACTGGAGCAGTAACCTCATACGGGCCCGCCAGCTCTGTAGCTCTGGGCTTTACGTCGTTGGGGCCCAGTGGTCCTGCCTTTGTACAGCCTCTGCTCTCAG GCCAAGCTCCTTTGCTGGCTCCTGGCCAGGTGGGCGTGTCACCTGTGCCTAGCCCCCAGTTGCCTCCTGCCTGTACAGCCCCTGGAGGTCCTGTCATAACAGCATTTTACCCTGGCAGCCCTGCACCCACTTCAGCACCCCTGGGCCCACCTTCCCAAGCTCCaccaagcctggtctacactgtagCCACCAGTACCACCCCACCTGCTGCTACCATTCTGCCCAAGGGCCCACCAGCCTCTGCCACTGCCACTCCAGCCCCTACTAGTCCTTTCTCTAGTGCCACAG GCTCCATGACCTACAGCTTAGTGGCTCCCAAAGCTCAGCGACCCAGCCCAAAAGCTCCCCAGAAAGTAAAGGCAGCCATTGCCAGCATTCCTGTGGGGTCTTTTGAATCGGGCACTACTGGGCGGCCTGGACCTACACCCCGACAGTCTTCAGACTCTGGCGTAGCCCGAGAGCCAGCTGTCCCAGAATCAGAACTTGAGGGGCAGCCCACACccccagtccccccaccccccacagagaCCTGGCCTCCCACTGCCCGGAgcagtcccccaccccccttgcCTGCTGAGGAGCGACCTGGCACTAAAGGCCCTGAGACT GCCAGCAAATTCCCCAGCTCATCTTCAGACTGGCGAGTTCCTGGGCTGGGCCTGGAGAGTCGTGGGGAGCCTCCTACTCCTCCCAGCCCAGCTCCAGCCACAGGCCCCAGTGgaagcagcagtggcagcagcgaGGGCAGTAGtgggaggggagctggggacaCACCCGAGCGCAAGGAAGTGACTAGTTCTGGCAAGAAGATGAAGGTGCGGCCCCCGCCCCTGAAGAAGACCTTTGACTCTGTGGACAA GGTCCTGTCAGAAGTGGACTTTGAAGAGCGGTTTGCTGAGCTGCCGGAGTTTAGACCAGAGGAGGTGCTGCCCTCACCCACCCTACAGTCTCTGGCCACCTCGCCTCGGGCTATCCTTGGCTCCTACcgcaagaagaggaagaattcCACGG ACCTAGACTCAGCGCCTGAAGACCCCACCTCACCCAAGCGCAAGATGAGGAGACGGTCGAGCTGCAGCTCCGAGCCCAACACCCCCAAGAGTGCCAAGTGCGAGGGGGACATCTTCACCTTTGATCGCACAG GTACTGAAACAGAGGATGTGCTTGGGGAGCTGGAGTATGAGAAGGTGCCCTACTCATCACTGCGGCGCACCCTGGACCAACGGCGGGCCCTGGTCATGCAGCTCTTCCAGGACCATGGCTTCTTCCCATCAG CCCAGGCCACAGCAGCCTTCCAGGCCCGCTATGCAGACATCTTCCCATCCAAGGTGTGTCTGCAATTAAAGATCCGAGAGGTCCGCCAGAAGATCATGCAGGCAGCCACTCCCACAGAGCAGCCCCCTGGGGCTGAAGCCCCCCTGCCTGGACCACCCCCTACTGGCATGGCTGCtactcctgtccccacccccagccctgctggGGGCCCTGACCCCACCTCTCCAGGCTCGGACTCTGGCACTGCCCAAGTTGCCCCACCACTGCCTCCACCCCCAGAGCCTGGGCCTGGACAGCCTGGCTGGGAGGGGGCTCCCCAACCCTCACCACCTCCCTCTGGCCCTTCCACAGCTGCCACAGGCAGGTGA